CAATCTCCGGCTTGGACCACCCCAATATAAGCAAAGGTTTATATGACCACCCCGACAAAGCTTCTAAGACATTCGTCTCCATCCACTGGCCAACGCTACGTAGGTGCGGATCGGGATGCCATGGATTCACAGGCGCTTTGAAAATGCGTTCTTGGACATCAACGAAGCCGAGTTCTCTCATTCCACGGCCAAGACGGTGCGCTACTCGGAATTGCCTCGGAGGGTTGGTCGCGTGGCCTGATTGTATTTGCAGATCAAGCCAGTCTTGGAATGGGTATGTGCTGAAGTTGGACTCGTCTAGTGGTGGCAATGTTCCGTCGTCAGACTTCACCATTGTATCAAATTCGTGAATCTCAGCCCAACCGCCAGGCTTGAGGTGGCTGTACATCTTCCGTATAAGGTCTTTGTATGAGGGCAACGCCCCTGAAAGGTGTCCTGTGTGAATGAAGTCGATGGAATTGCGGTCCCATAGCCACTCGTCTTCTGTTATATCGTCGACAATGAAGTGGACATTCTCGGGAACCTCATTTGGTTGGCAAGGAGAAAGATCAGTCCCTGTGATTTGGGCATGTGGGAAGAGGGGCGCTGTGTAGGGAGAGACGATGAGAAACTCTGTAGCCTGGAAACACGGAAGGGCTAGAATTGAACTTACCAATCTCTATAGGCCATATCCCAGAACCAGTACCGATGTCCAGAATAAGCTGGGGGTTTATTAAGGGAGCAAAGAATAAGCGCTCTCCCATTAACATTTTACAAATGTGATGCTGCATGTCCAGACGATCTAGTTCCCGCTCATCATTAGGGTATACATATGCTGTTGTCCTCAGTTAGCTATCAGGAGGTTCTTGCACAGCGAATGGGGGATACACGCACAGCCTTCATGGTATCTGTGGTATGTTCTGCCATTTTCAATGGGGTATTCGGTTACACTCGCAGTTAATGACTGCGTGTCACTAGAGTCGGGCATTCAGCATAAACCCAACCAAAGACAGGGTGTCGATGCTGCCTTTCAAAATAATTTAACATGATAAGAGAGCGGAAATCGGCAACTTACTATTCTCGATTAGATTCCTGTGACATGTTGTATAAGTAACCATTCAAAACCGGAAAACGGAAATTTTACAGGGATCGGATGGGGGAGGGAGCAAGGAGCAGAGGAAGAGCTTAAACAGTCTCCGATAACCAAATATGGGCCGTATAGGAGAGGGAATTTTAGCTTACAGGATGTCTTCCACCCGTCGTTCTGGTGGACCTGGGCATTTGGCTTCCGCAGCAGGTGTATTGCGATGTGGGGGTGAGTGGGAACGGCAGTCGTATGGAGATGGGTGATGGGCCGAAAGTATGAATTGGATAAAAGTTTCAAGGACAAATAGGGAAGTAATTAGATTTGGGCGTATGGGCACTCGGTCGTTAGAAATAGTGTATAAAAAGTTTGTAATATGCCGGGTTGCAGGCGAGTCAAAGCTAGACAGATACGAATTTTCAGGGTCTCTCATTTGACGGGCTGAGAGagtatatttaaagaagGCCTAGTCCAGGCACTCGGAAGCTgcatttttattatttttctctGGCGACGCTACTCGCCATACGGAGTTGACGAAGGAGGGGAAGTGGGTAGGTGCTAATGGGGGCGTGTGGAAGTGGcagtcttttcctttttttgATGCTGAACCCGACAGGCTGGATTAAGTTTTGGCTTTAGTCGCAACCTTGGAAACTCAGTTCTAACCTAAAACTATCGCCAATAATAAAACGGGACTGCTGTGTTGATTTGGAATAGGAAAGGCGTaccaaagggaaaggggTGCGAGAGAAAGTGTGGGAACTTAGAAGAGAGCAGCAGGTGGTGAATGGCCCAAATTGCCTGTCATTATTCGTGCCGAGTCGCTGACTCCGCTGAGAATGCCGGGCATAATTAGGGGCTTTCTGCCTCATGCGGAGGTTTAATCAATTGGATGGCTTGGATCCTGCATCCAAAGAAAATGGACCCAGCTGGCTGTTGCGAGGTCAGTGCTTGTGCAGGCGGAATGGTTACAGCCGCCCAGATGTGTCAAGAAACACCGTCCCGGGCAGGTGGTTCGGGCGGTCGATCGCACCGCATCACGCAACATTAACAATGACATCCTCCAGGTTTGCAGCAGAAGGCACTGCAGTACATTTTGCATGTAATTTGGAAGACCCAATGTATTGTGATGGTTATTCCAAATAAACCCTGCCGGGGAGTTTTCTTTCCTGCAGCGCCATTTGACGAGAACGGGGCTACCGTAAAGATAAGAGACCCTCCAAGGACTAAGGATCTCTCAAGCATTAGCATCCCCGCTACATTGGATTTGAATTTGATTATTTTGGTGCGCCGGGGTGCCCACATTGCCCGCATCGGACAAAGTACCGCTTTAAACGCAGGAAATTATATAATTCAGAAAAGGGCATCCATATTCTGCAGGTGTCTTTGTTGTTTTGAATTAGATGAGTAAATAGCACGAAGGGAAATGATACATGAATATTAACAAATTCCCTGATAACTGGGGATACCCGGAcattttccctttttctttgttttttttttttttttcttattctatttttgttctattttttaatttttttgTGCTAGCCCCTCTCAATCCCTGCTCAAATCTTCTTGTAGGACAAGCACAGGCGCCCgttccagaatccagacTACTGGGATAGGCGTGTTCGAGTGTCGACGTCGTGTTTCCGAGCGGGCTCCTTATTTTTGGGGCGCCGAACAACGGCAAGTGAGGGATCCCAGAATAGGGTTtggggggaaagaaaagcaaagtTAACGTCACACAGACTGGAGCCCGCGAATTTCTCGAAAGTCTTCGCTGGCCCCGTCAGACAACCAGCACATGCCTGACGCACCTCGACTTCCACGCCTCGGACCCCCCAGGCGGCCGACTCGCATAAGTGTTAGTcaaagaggaagatggaagcaAAGGCTATTACTCAATAGGGATGTTGGCGGTTTCTAGCGGTATGGGCTTGCAGGAGTATTCATGCGGTACAGTACTATAGTGGTACAAGAGGTAAAATATGGGACGATCTTCAGCAGAAACCGGGACCCAATGGCGGCGGTGCCATGCTGCCGGAAATTCTGATCCATGGATCGCTCCCTTAAATATCCGCTCGGCTGGGCTGGCCGCTGAGCTCCTCCCGAGTCCCGAATACTCCGTAATTTATATAGCATGAGCCAAAGTCAGAATTTAATGCAGCCAACGCACCACAACTTGGTTGATCCCCTGTCATGAGCACACCTTCTTGCCTCAGGCCAGAAAACATAATTTGAAGGCGCCTCAATAATTCCCAAGGCCCATAAATGCTTATTTCTTGCAGGAGGATTTCCTGAAGCTGCAGTGGTAACTGGTCCAATTATAACGGAGCTGCGGTCCGTATCCAGACTGTCGGAACTCGACCCACTTTATGCCCTCGAAATTCCCGTCTGGCTCCGCTCCCGTTGCCTGGAGAGCAGACAGGTTCAACCTAGGTGGTGTTAATCATGAGTTCGTATGAAGACGGTTTTGGGTTGGTGCAATGCAATATTTCTGCATTGACTGCGGATGAATAGTGCATGCGACCGTCGTGGCCAACAAGGTATATCCCGGTAGGCCAAGATCGGTACTCCTCACTTGACTCCAGAAGAGGTTCGTCGGCGTCTGCCGCTTGTCGATCTCACTATCCGGTCCAAACGAAGTACGTACTGCTCATATGTGGTCATGGGAACTTGGCATCTCGTTGTCCGAGCTATCAATAGCTTTAAGTATGCGGCTACTGTAGCGCGGGATGTCTAAATGACATAAATGATCCGTAGAGTGGCCCGGGGAGCCCGAGGACAGAGTCCAGCCAAAGAAAATGGAAGCTGATACCTCCACAGCCAGATGAAAATAGTGGCAAGACTGAGTTAGAGCCGCCTTGGAGCTGTATTGCCAGGGCAAATGGGCATAAACTGCATGTTCGCCCCCGTAGACGGGGTGCGATGGGACGAACTTTTTTTCCAATGCGCGTATTTTTCCGCTATCACCAATTGCATATATGAGTGGTAGTATAAATCGGCCGTCCCTGTGGTTTCATATCAATCATATCACGCGCAAACTATGTGTAGAGTACGCACGAAGAAATGCTCCCTATTAGCAGGCTGCTCCCTAAACTTGGCAAAGCTGAAACATCATGTATAACAAGTTAGCAACTGCATTCGCCTTACCCTCGGTCCTGGCCTAACCTCGAATAATACAGGAA
Above is a window of Aspergillus puulaauensis MK2 DNA, chromosome 2, nearly complete sequence DNA encoding:
- a CDS encoding class I SAM-dependent methyltransferase (COG:S;~EggNog:ENOG410PMVN;~InterPro:IPR029063;~PFAM:PF13489,PF08241,PF13649), with product MPRSTRTTGGRHPESNREYDTQSLTASVTEYPIENGRTYHRYHEGSYVYPNDERELDRLDMQHHICKMLMGERLFFAPLINPQLILDIGTGSGIWPIEIAPLFPHAQITGTDLSPCQPNEVPENVHFIVDDITEDEWLWDRNSIDFIHTGHLSGALPSYKDLIRKMYSHLKPGGWAEIHEFDTMVKSDDGTLPPLDESNFSTYPFQDWLDLQIQSGHATNPPRQFRVAHRLGRGMRELGFVDVQERIFKAPVNPWHPDPHLRSVGQWMETNVLEALSGWSYKPLLILGWSKPEIEVFLVNVRRSIQNRNVHAYFNFHVIIGRKPHPGERVR